From one Cyprinus carpio isolate SPL01 chromosome B3, ASM1834038v1, whole genome shotgun sequence genomic stretch:
- the LOC109082681 gene encoding uncharacterized protein LOC109082681: MEGDSVILNTDLSEVQKYLLIQWMFESTRIAEVDSLTQTNSTYDGPDERFRDRLKLDHQTGSLTITNTRTTDSGLYKVTVISKETSYTRFNLTVFEPPQSTSSPESSSSSNFLSSSSAVKFFTVNQTEDTNITELHQPCSDHFHCCGFIEPVIRLVVSALVGVAAVAFIVYDIRSTRSELNRMDETRYHRQIHGVKSDQQYKMSRSVSSRYVC; this comes from the exons atggagggagattctgtcattCTAAACACTGATCTTTCTGAAGTACAGAAATATTTGTTGATTCAATGGATGTTTGAAAGCACAAGAATAGCTGAAGTCGACAGTCTCACACAAACCAACTCAACATATGATGgtcctgatgagagattcagagacagactgaagttggatcatcagactggatctctgaccatcacaaacaccagaaccacagactctggactttataaagtAACAGTTATCAGCAAAGAGACCAGCTACACACGTTTCAATCTTACTGTCTTtg AACCTCCACAAAGTACTTCATCACCAGAAAGTTCATCAAGCTCCAATTTTCTGTCATCCAGCAGTGCAGTAAAATTTTTTACTGTCAACCAAACTGAGGACACTAACATTACTGAACTCCATCAGCCGTGTTCAG ATCACTTCCACTGTTGTGGTTTTATTGAacctgtgatccgattggtcgtctctgctctggtgggcgtggctgctgttgcttttattgtttatgacatcagatctaCAAGAAGTGAGCTGAACAGGATGGACGAGACTAGATATCACCGTCAGATCCATGGAGTGAAATCAGACCAACAGTATAAAATGAGCAGAAGCGTTAGTTCCAGATATGTTTGCTGA